The sequence ATCATTTCCAATCTAAAAAACCAAgaaagggtaccaagaggtcgaaGGACGAGGATGAACGCATTGgaaaattaaccgtggaagaacgaaAGGAAGATAAAAGGTTATTTGAAGAATATTGGAAAGAGGATGAAATAAAGTGGAAATTATTTATGAAATCATGGGACAAGATTGTTTGGTCGATAACCGATGAAATTTATGAGGAAAACTTGAAGAAACTTGAGGATGAATGGGACATGAGCTATCCAAAACCCGTTGATTATTGTAAAACACAATAGTTGGCAGCGTGTAAGGAGAGGtttgtttgcatggacatatgaacaTCGAAACTTCAAGAACAATGGTTGgcatcggtagtctcgtgatgttcatttTCTACCGATTGTTAGAGTTGCCCCAAATACGAATTTAGCACAAATTCATATTAATCGGTAGTCTCTGTGCGTTTTTTAGCTATCGATTGATTACCAAGAATCGGtttctaaaaacaattatttaactaccgattgtataaGGGTATTTAGGTATTTTTTATACCACTTGGACATCCCATAACACCAGCCCTTGGTTtggaataaaaaagtcgccctTAATTTTTTCAGGGTCGCCCATAAAAAATGCCGGGTGaacacaaaagaaaaaatcttctCTCTCCTATCTctcactccttcttcttctccaacaaatccatcaaaaacaacccttctctgctcagatctagtccatttttggactagatctgagcagatttcttcattaTTTCTTGCTTTCTAAGTTAGTTAGTAGATTAGTttggtttttattatgttttctacttatctacaccgttttggtggttttatctactcttttgaggtttatcttcgctttaatggcgattttgggttattgggttgggtttgaagatcaatagtgatgctttCCAATGACGAAATCTCCATCTTTGTTGTCTCGGACGACGAactcttcatcggaatcttcatcatcaacttatccggcgacgaaatcttcatcggtggtctttttgatgacggaagcttcatcactatttacaagagatttgagcaaatcactcctactttgggagcatttctttctaaagaagaaaaacaaattaaatggttttgtgaaaggacaaatagtcccacatcgctataattcgcttaattaacttaaatataatatggaagagcCGCTCCACTCATTGCAAATTGGTTTTCAGTTGGaggcccgcagactttaacatggtatcagagctaagtCCCAGACCCAGATATGCGTACGCCGGGTGTAGGCCGAGTTACTGGCCGAAGTGTTTAACCGATTTTGTCACTTGTACACCCGGGGTGTAGGCCAGTGTCGATACTGGCCAAGGTGTTACCCCATGATTTAGTCACTCACCTGTGTACACCTGTTATCGATGGACTGGTAATTCGTATGTAGGTCCACGTGTGAGGCccagtgactggccttacacgtgaggggacgtgtgaaaggacaaatagtcccacatcgctataatccgcttaattaacttaaatataaaaTGAAAGGGTCGCTCCACTCattaccaattggttttgagttggatgcttaacttaaatataatatggaagggccgctccactcattgccaattggttttgagttggatgcccgcagactttaacaggttggaatttaattcctagaaaaaccatccttcttctgatttaatcggatcttattcatatttGTATTTGTCCTAcaccggtaatccttctctttctcttgtcaggtttctcggtattgtactcttacAGTATGtttttgttactttgtattctcttattttcgatcttaaactcattgtaatcttgaaatcccattaatgaaaaggttcctttttttaaaaaacaaaaaataaataaaaatgtcggGTACAAATATTGCAAGACCatactttaaaagaaaaaaataaatatatatactgcAAGAGGTTTTGAATAATTCCCTAATAATTAAATCCAACCCAGATATTGATGCCCCAAAACAACAAGGAATTAATAATTCAGTGTTTTAGAGAGAGAGGGCACACAACACAAGAGAAGCTCTTCACATCTATGCATCTATCGCTTTTCAGTACTTAATTTCTCAAAGAAATTTGATCCAGATTGTTGTGCAATAGTAGAATCATCACTACTGATTTCTTCAATTCAGGTAAGAAATATAAAGAAGAACACTTCATAGATCTTCTCTAAATATTAGTTAATTTCTCATTTTGTAAATTTAGTTGGATTTCAACCTGAAAGTGTTGAAATTTCCAATTTTTAGGTTTAGAATCTAAGTATGAGAAAAACCCAGAAAACTTAAATGCTAGTAGAATATGTTGGGATTAGGCGTATGGGTTCTTTAATTCACatctttgaatgattcttgtgttaATTTGAATTGAAATGAGTCGTTCTCCGTCATTCTCATTAAAGCAAGAGCCAAATTCTAAACTTGACCCTAAAAATTTGAGACAATGGGTTGTTGCCTTTTGTGCGATTAGGTTTGATCTTGAACAAGGTCAGGTTATTGAGGAATGTTATCCACCTGGTTGCTTCAGTCAAGATGAGGAACTAGAAATTGCTTTTAGTTCTTTCCCTGATTCTGTTTCTCAACATCAAAATCGTTCAAGTATCCATGATTGTATATTCTTCTTTCGTTTTCGAAGACGAGAAAATGTTCTAGTTGGTAATATCTCTTCTTCTGAGTCAGTTgagggaggaggaggagaagagaaagaTGATATAACACAGAGAAAATCAAGCAGTACACGTAAAAACACAGGTTCAAAATATCTGTATGGTTATGTATTTAATAGGCAGAGACATGATGAGAGATTAAAGCGAGGTGGGGAACAGAAATCTGTTGTAATCTTATCGCACAGTCCTTACTCAAGTGTGTTCAGGCCGGTCTTACAAATCTTGGGTCCCTTATTTTTTGACATTGGTAAGAAAGCTCTAGAACATATGGCTTCTTATGTTTCAATGTGGCCTGCTCCGATACTTGGCAAACTAATGGAGCTTCCCATAGGCAATGCTTCATTGAAAGTGAACCTTCCGCCTGCTCATAGCTTGCAgttggaaaatgggttatttTCCGATGAGTCTGCCTCCTCAATGGCTCCATTTCTTCCTACAAATCAGTCAGTTCCGCAGGGTTTGTTTCATGATGCAGATCTTTTTGGTACATTTAAGGGAATTCTGTTGCAGCTCTGGGTCCTTTGGGAGCTTCTGATTATTGGAGAACCCATTCTTATAATAGCACCGACCCCGCCCCAGTGTTGTGAAGCAGTTGCCGGTCTTGTTAGTTTAGTTGCTCCACTTTTATGTAGTGTTGATTTTCGACCTTATTTTACTATCCACGATCGGGATTTTGCCCAGCTTAATTCACTTAGTGAAGGTGACACTTTCCCACCAATGGTTCTTGGTGTGACCAACTTATTCTTCCTCAAGGCTCTTAAAAATATCCCACACATTGTTTCAGTTGGCAGTCCTGCTCCTAATTCAAGTAGGCAAAGTCTGGCTCCTAGAGCTTCCTTTGCTGGCAGAAGTATGGGTAGGCCAGAAGGCTTTGGATTTCAGCAACTCTCATTAAGAAGGTTTTCTCCGACAAATTTATTGAATTCTGTGAAATTACGAAGAGATGGTCCTCTTTGTTTAATGACAGAACACAAAGAGGCTATTTGGAGCACCTATGCTGCAGTAACCAAACCGGATACGTCTATCTTGAATAGACTTATTGATGCAGGGGTTTCCTCCAGGGTTGAAGAGTCGATGTCAGTTGTAAACAATGAAATATTGCGGAGACATTTCTTGGAGCTGACGACCAATTTTCTTGCTCCTTTTGGTCCGTACTTGAGAACTACCACACCAATCGAAGGAACTTCTCCTTTTGTTGACCCTCCTCCGTTACCTCCGTTTAATGCTAATGAATTTCTCACGACCTTATCATCACGAGGTCCTGGGAAGTTCTTATCCAAAAGGATGAAGACTAACTGGTTGGATCTATACAGGTAATTCAGGCGTTCTTCCAAATGGGTTTGGACTGGAATTCAACTTCACTATGTACTTTCTATTTGTAATCCATGAAAGTTTTATGTTCGAGCAGCCATGTATTATGAATGTAAAGTTGTCCAAACCTAACTTTAATTGCTCTTATGTTTTTCCCTTACTTTCTCTTTCAGGCGCTTTCTAAAAGGGCAAAACTTCATGCCATGGTTCCAAAGAAGACGTCTTGTTGCTGAACAAGAACAGCATAGACTATGGAAGCAGGCCAGAATAAGGACTGACATAAAACGATTTATTCCGGGAATGCTTGAATTGGAGGTTGTTGATTCTTTCAATGCAATTGAGAAACATTTACTTGGAGAGTTACAGGTAAAAACCATCATTTGATATTTTTCTAAAGCTTTCATGAATTGTTTTTCCCGAGTGTGCCTGTAGTTTATGGTTGTGGTGAACTAATTCATGTCAATGTCACATCATATCGAAAAAAAATACTGAAAACTCTGAGGCACCAAGATTACCAGGCACTATGATTATAGAGCTTGAGACCCATGAGTTTCTTCCTTGTTTTTGCGATACTAAAACAATTTTATCACAGAAACGCTCTTTTTGATTTTCGTTGCAACATGTCTTCCATTGGAGAATATTGTATTTGTGACCTGCAAGTTCCAGGGAAGTAGCTTTCATTGTATTCAGACAATTGAATCATTAATCCATCATCCGATAATAAATGTAAAGATCTTCCTTCACATAGTCATCAAGTTTTTTTTATTGGTTAATTTATTCTGTTTGCTGATCACACTGTTTATTGTTGTAATTAGAAACACATCTCACTCATTTTATGTCTTTGACTCCTTGTGCTTGGTTAAAAGATTAAGGGAGGTTGAGTATTAAGTTGAGCGTTCCTTTTGGAATAGGATTCATATGGTATTTTGTTCACACCTTAACATTTGCCTGAAGCCGGAGTACATAAATCGTTCATCCCTAGCATTTATTCTTGGGCATTTTTTTGGTGCTTCATTTGCCTGAAGCCGGAGTACATAAATCGTTCATCCCTAGCATTTTATGACCTATTTTGGCCTCTCTGGAAGAAAAATATCGAATTAGTAAGGTTGGAGGCAATTAAGTAAAATGTAACATAACATGTATATCTTTCTTGGTTTGTGTTAGCTGCAAATATTCATTGTTAGAGTTGCTTAAAAGAGGGAGTGAATTGAAATGGGGACTTGAAATGACTAATCTTTTCAAGTAAACTAAGTTGTCCAAAAATTGTGTTCTATCTTCTCTGGCATTAATAAAATGTCTATCTTTTCGATTCTGTGCATCAGTTGCTACAGTGTGGAAAGGTCAGTGAAGACTCTGCAGCAGTATGCCAAAAACTGAAGGGTGATCTGCAAGCAGTATTCAACGTGCTTCCTACAGATATGCAACAACTCTTACTGTTAAACCCTGAAAGGGCATCACTTGTCCAAGACGACCTTGAATTATCAAAAATTCCAGAATCAAAGAGCAGTTGGTGGTAGTGGAATCAATTGGCTTTTAATGGAAACGGGATAGAGGAAAGGTCTCCTCCAATGCCAAAGCTCGTGACTTGATGTTATCCTACAGTGTTGGTTGAACCTTTGGATTTCAGAATCTAATCTCTTCCAAGGTACAGACGGGCTTCATTTCTTTGACAGTTCCTCTTTCTGCTTTCTTCTCTTTGTCCCCATATGCACTGCTTTGGTGTTTTCTGTTCTTTCTGTGATAGCAGAGACACTAGGAGTCAAGTCGCAGGAGTAACAAATTAAACCTCTGACGTTCAACCATCACACGTGGGGATGTATTTTGTATTTAATTAGGTCGGTATGGGAATGTTGACAAGTGAGTAATGATTCTTTGGGTAGCAAGGTTTTGAAATTCTAGTGCTGTTCGTCTTTCCTATTCTTATGACAGTTTAAGAGATGATTTACCCTTGTACGATGTGAAATCAGTCTTCTTCCCTTCGTTTTACCAGTTAAGTGAACTTTTGGTGAAGTTTAGAGGGGTAACTACTCCCCATGTATCAGTTCCACTGAAGTTTATTACCTAAATGAGGTTGGAAGCTTCTTATCAATGCATAGCTGCAGCAAGAGCAAAAAATATTAGCAGCCTCATTTGCTTCTCTATATATTGATGTGAAAATTAAACATTAGCAGAAAGAACTTCCATATCTTTGACATCTTTCAACCCGAAGTTTAGTAATTCCCAGTTGACAAGCTAGTATCATCATCCTTTACCTAAAAGCCGAATGTCCCATAACAAAATTTAGTAGATATgttcaaaaaatttggtttagtgCACCAAAAACACCAGTTTAATGATTCTATTTCCTCTGGTGCATAAAAATTTGGTGCACGAGCCCGTGCATTGATTATGAATACGTGCACTAAATAAAACCAAAACACATGCTGTAAACATGCAACACACCGAACACATGCTGGGAAGTCTACCTACAACAATCTAGGATCATGGGACTTTGTTGTTTTAAAatcgaactgttacagaaaactctATGGGTATGACCAAACTATGTAGCACGGACGCTCCTAAAATGCAGTGGCGGAATTGGAAATGTTAGCTACCCCGAGCTTGATCACATTTTTACCCCGGGCTTAAGCCTAAAAATGGTACATTAAATTCTGGCCCAACAGAatcaagtagtcaaaaaagaaaaaaaaaatgtattttgtGGGCTTTGGGGTGGCTTCAACAAGGGGAAACCTGCATGTAGCTCCGTCCCTGCTAAaatgaaccataatattgggcataccaaaatattCTTAGGCATACAAggcactagtcctaacttggatgaccttataaggggtaccctatggggtggttcaattacctatatgccttaaatcctttaaattactactaatctattcctaaccctaatacaaaacctataatcaactacacctaaaatcagtttcattcaccttcttcttcttcctctccacagccgaactcattcaccctttcctttctttttcttttcatcgcggaaatttaattgtcgattcgtgaaactttaatcgacgattaaactcatctatataatgggtcgtcgtaaggcagtatctcgttcaaatcgatcgattgaacaacctattgatgaagaagaagatttagagagtgaagaacaaactcaaaatcaaccacaaaatcaaccggaagaagagattgaagaaggaccaactccagaaatgagaataagaaggttagttctacaaacccatctcatatttgatgtttttgattgttttggtcgatttaattcgtcaaaatcatgtgttctgcggcggttacagggtatggttcggcgtaaaacaaatgttagatgtgcgccgagatGTTCTtggaactgaaccctgaaagtgcatatgaacggctcggcgtagatctgaaatccgttttgagccgaacttagtgacacagagacttatacaTCGAATCGGCTTATTctatggtgttagttttgtgccgaatatattttgtgaatttcagaaattttgcatgtgcgtaggatcggcttgtatggtagtattagttttgtgccgaataaatgttgtttgaatttcagaatttttgcatgtgcttaggatcggcttgtatggttgtattagttttgtgccgaataaatgttgtttgaatttcagaatttttgcatgtgcttaggatcggcttgtatggttgtattagttttgcgccgaataaatgtttcaattcataagtctagattccgcttattcgatagtattagggctgcgccgaatatcattgttaaaatttcataaattttacaagtgtataggatcgtcttatttatatgatatcatgttgcgccgaatacatgtttgagatcataatcatagattcggcttattcgacggtatcggttgtgagccgaatatttaggatcggcttataattgttttgtggtatgagccgatccactctctgcgtaagctaataaaaatttcaagacaggattcatacttgcgccgaattataactttcatacttgtgtcaggaccaatgccgcgggtagggagatgttgaaaaaaatgaaggacaaaattgattgcaaaacaccaatgaccgtggaagaacaaaactacctctacaaaaagtgggatgcaatcatcaacaaaggagaaggacccgaggaacccgcacaaaagcctaccactaagaagaggggtcgtggttaaatgcccttttatgtttccaacttccttttaatgtttttcttaagttttaagtacacttttatggtgttgcaaacacctttgcttttaggtgctcaactttgtttttaatggtgctgtgattgggttatggacaccttcaatttcatgttttaatgaatagcttaacagttatgcgccgaatgtatagagttcggcttatcctctaatgttagttacgcgccgaatcatttgtccttcaggttcagctttttctataatttgagttataagccgagccttaaaaatcattattggtgtaatccagtatATAGTTTGGCTTAAATCTCACCAATATGGTGAACCGAAGCtgtaaaaattttcaaaatttttagaaaaatagCCGTTATgtatataggttcggcttatgttctaaaatttctataagccgaacctttacttttttttcacgaaaatctaggaacgactctttttttgaaagatatagccgttgtaaagaattcaaatacaaagatcactaccacattcttagaaggtttctcattacccgtttaggatattagaaattaattggaagcctactatgtagcagggatgtaatccacaatttctatgaatttgaaaagtctatttggaatgatataataattcttgtgttcatgaatcatgaaaggttcggcttgcagtgaaataatattatgagccgaacctgacaaaaaaactctggtatttttttgttgtcaggttcggctttcagTGAATTGttcttataagccgaacctgacacaaaataaaaggataaatccatgaaacatattttatggagatcctaaacgaatatcatcctcttcactgacctctttctcatcatcttcactgacctcattctcatcatcttcactgacctcttgcttaacatcttcatcctcatcacttgaaaacgtaattacctgtccacttggaggctgcacatgcaaagatttccaaagatccctttccgtcgcataatttgcacaccaatccatcgcaaaattattttcaaatctaggccaaaaggctgcactcatcaagggtggtaatgggcaaccgggtctaagttaaaatgacaattttgaacaaatccaagaacaagtcttctatcctttacaccatcgttgcaaggttttgttggaggaGCGTAAGGAAAGCTACTACCCGTCCATgcgaaacaatgtacgacgcaattgaatgtctccgctattaaaaacccacaaatggtcattgacatccaatgttcttcggtaatgataaaatccccatgcaaacgacgttcgaatgcaaCGTACTCCGCTGCCACCCCTGCATCTTTTATTGGACatgttctcatcattgtcttatagaattctttgtttttacgtagggtttgtaacaatcgttgccgaa comes from Papaver somniferum cultivar HN1 chromosome 7, ASM357369v1, whole genome shotgun sequence and encodes:
- the LOC113298058 gene encoding protein DENND6A-like is translated as MSRSPSFSLKQEPNSKLDPKNLRQWVVAFCAIRFDLEQGQVIEECYPPGCFSQDEELEIAFSSFPDSVSQHQNRSSIHDCIFFFRFRRRENVLVGNISSSESVEGGGGEEKDDITQRKSSSTRKNTGSKYLYGYVFNRQRHDERLKRGGEQKSVVILSHSPYSSVFRPVLQILGPLFFDIGKKALEHMASYVSMWPAPILGKLMELPIGNASLKVNLPPAHSLQLENGLFSDESASSMAPFLPTNQSVPQGLFHDADLFGTFKGILLQLWVLWELLIIGEPILIIAPTPPQCCEAVAGLVSLVAPLLCSVDFRPYFTIHDRDFAQLNSLSEGDTFPPMVLGVTNLFFLKALKNIPHIVSVGSPAPNSSRQSLAPRASFAGRSMGRPEGFGFQQLSLRRFSPTNLLNSVKLRRDGPLCLMTEHKEAIWSTYAAVTKPDTSILNRLIDAGVSSRVEESMSVVNNEILRRHFLELTTNFLAPFGPYLRTTTPIEGTSPFVDPPPLPPFNANEFLTTLSSRGPGKFLSKRMKTNWLDLYRRFLKGQNFMPWFQRRRLVAEQEQHRLWKQARIRTDIKRFIPGMLELEVVDSFNAIEKHLLGELQLLQCGKVSEDSAAVCQKLKGDLQAVFNVLPTDMQQLLLLNPERASLVQDDLELSKIPESKSSWW